The nucleotide window AGTAAACCATTATTTAAGCAATTCAGTCAATACAAATAAAATGCTAAACCGCCACATACTATGTTGTAATTCATTAAACAACATATACGATTATCAACGACCATTATTACTTAACATATTCTTGATAATTCATATATGCATTCATAACCTACTCAATTAGGTTATATAATTTTAACGACACAAGTGTCATTTATTCATAAGCACTAAATAATAAACACATGCATTTGCATATACGGGTCACAATGCCCATGACTTTTTAGTTTAGCATACACATCCCATATTCATGGAATCACGCACTTTAActcatgtaaatatatataattctATTGAGGTTTGCAACAATAATAAAATCACTTCCGACAGGTTATTTATAAAATCCCCAAGATTATGCAAGTGTTATAAAATTTGTGTTTTTCACTCAGCTTTGCGCAACTGTAGTAATTCAGTATATTCCCCTCTTTACAGAGAGTATTTCAGTTCAAACTAAAATTCCTAGTGACGGCGTCTCAAATACCTTTCCGTGGATATAAAATACGCCTCGAACGGACATTCGGTTGATTTACTATGAATTTTTAAAGATCAGCAAAAATCTGGAAATAAGCTGAATTTTCAGCACTTGGGTATCTCGACCCATTAACAATTTGCATTCTTTTTCAATGGGTTTAAACCCCCAAAACATCACAAAAACAATACATTATTGTTAATTCAAACCCTATTCAATAATTTGTATTAAACACTCTACCTTAACTATAAGATTTCGAGTTAACAAGAATACTATTTAATTCAATACAATCTATTTGTATCATCTAGGGGGTCTTCTCCCTCCATGAAGAATCATCCAGGAGGTTCGACCTCCCTGGTGTCGCCCTTTTCCTTTTTTTCCCATGTTTTTAGTTAAAACATCTTTCAACTTGCCCCCTTTTAACCCCTATACTTTTGTTTAGTATTTTGTTTAGTCACCAGGAATTCATTCCTTGTTATTGAACTTACAATTTAACTAAACTAAATAACTTGGTTATCTCATATCAGACCATGGCACAAGGGATCAAGCTATCGAATTAAAATTCAAGTTTTGGGACGTTACAATTCTACCCTccataaaagaggtttcgtccctgaAACCTTGCTTATTCCTACTTGACATTTACTATCTTTTGTTTCAGCCCCATCAACTTGATCGCGAGCTCGCCTCGGTGATGACCTTCTAAACTCTAAGAACCGATCTAGAGTTCTTATTAGTGTCGTCTTCATGGTATAATGTTAGTTTCTAGCAAAATAAACATAATTATATGCATTGCCTCTACCTTCTTAAATTTAGCAAATTACATTCATCATTGCGTAAGCAACCCTTGGGGGGGGAGCGAAACGTCATAATCGGAGAACCCGGGATTGGGTAAATTGGTTGTAGACATGAGATGACAAATAATCAAGTTGTTGAACTTGTAgacaaacgggtcgaataagcAAGGAATTGAACTATAAGCCGATTGTTCGTAAACTGAAAATTTTCGTGAATGGTGTTGATAAACGcatccgtaattaaattacggtcgcgtaggaaaaagaatcgactaAATTGGACATTCGAGTAAAAAGTTATGTGAATTTGAAGCTTTAGATGTTAAAAATTGGTGCTGGGCTGATATACAGCTCCAGCAAGCAACCTTCTGCCAAAAACACCCCGTGGCGCTACGCCACGTCGAACCACAAAgcccgtcgcgcgacgcgacggtgGTGGCGCTACGCCGCCGCTGAGCCTTGTGTCCGGCGCGCGGCGCAACCACCCAAATCGATGGAAACTTGTTGTTTTTGCTTTGTTTTGAACATGGAACTTATATATACTTGTTTTTAAGTTGTCAAAACTAATATTTTGGATGGTTTTGACCGTAGGTGATGGTGTACCAATTTCGGATGGCGACCAAGCAAttatcaagaaccgaacacactagtcaaagcttccgcacttgatctatTTTGTTTTAAAGTATTATGTAAACACTTGAAGCAATGTTTTAAATGTTTAATTAGTAGGGTTATAATTTGAATAGTATAATCATGTATGGTCTAAAAGTCATGAAACCTTTTGTAAACTCGAAATTTTTGTACTAATTGCATATTATGTATCTTAAATCCTGTTATTCTAAGTTGGGTCTTACATCTTTAAAGAGTCCATGAAGATACGGGGTGTTGGAATAACATTGTGAAACTGATTTCCAAAATGAAATTAAATGGGAAGGGACTAAATCGGATGATTCGGGGTAAAGTAGGGAACAGAGTTGATATTCGTTTTTGGATAGACACCTGGTTGTATGGCCACATCTGTTTGCTTTGGATTTGTGTAAAACGTGCAGGGTTTCGGACATGATTAATACGGATCATGGAAATGGTGGCTATTCTTGGAGTTGGGCTAGACAACCCGAGTCTGATACTGAGCTTAAGGAATGGCAGGAATGTCAAGACGTTATCAACATACTGAGATTGTCCAATGATAAGGACGTGTGGTTATGGAATGTTGACAATCAGAAAGGTTTCTCGGTGAATTCAGTGAAAAAGGCGTTAATCGCAGATAGGGGAAATAGCCATCTCCCTAACTTCGATTGGTGCAAATGGGTGCCCCTCGAATATAATATAATGGCTTGGAGAGGTAACTTGGATAGGTTTGCTACTAGAGTTAGTTTAAGAAGAAGGAACGCGGATATCACTTCGGTTATGTGCTCTTTCTGCGACGAGTATGAGGAAACGGTAGATCATCTATTCACTGCATGTTCGTTGCCTATTAGGGTGTGGGCGGGTATCAGTTGTGGTGCAACATTCCCCTGATCTACATTTTCGATTTCAAAGATTTAATGGATATTCGTACTTCTATTCAGGTTGGAAATAAAGCGAAAAAGATTATCCCGGGGCTGGTTATTATTTCGTGTTGGAGTATTTGAAAAGGTAGGAATGAGTTGGTCTTCAATCAGATAAGGAGAAGTTCGCAAGATATTATGTTAGAGATTTAGTTGAGGGTTTTGGGtgggttaaaaataaatcttCATGTAAATATATTAGTTGGAAGCACTGGTGTGAATTTCCTATGTATATGTTGTAGTTTTGTtatttgcccgtttgggtcggggaTGGTGTTTCATTTGATCTTTTACCCGTTTGAGTCAGAGGTTTGTTTTAATGAagtgttatttaaaaaaaaaagttgttgaAGGTGGCCTTAAAAATTAACTGCCATTTATGATCCGCTTCTTGGTGGAAGTACATCAGCCATGTGGATGCAAATAAACACGAATTTAATGAATTCAACTAACACCCTTAATTACCTAATTCCTCCAACCATATACCAAATATAAATCACCCTCTACACCAACATCACCTTATCTTGATCTGCAGTGCACCAATCTTACTTTCCAAACCAATGTCAGGTTCGAACCAACACCAGGTCAATGTCCACTCACGGCTCACGGTCGTGTCCAGCATCCCAACCGAGCCAACGGGTCACACAACTCCTCTAAACCCACTTGACCACACCATGGGCTCTCATTCGGTCCATATCATATATTATTATCGAACCAGCCCGTTTTCGAAACAAGGCAGGTACGCTATGGACTTGGATAATGTCCGAATCGCGCTCTCGGACCTTTTATCCAAGTATCCTCGGATGACAGGTAGGTTGGTTCGAGATGTTGATGGTAAGTGGGAGGTTAGGTATAACGATGCTGGAGTTAGGATGTTCAAGGCTACTGTAGGGACCACTATGGATGAATGGTTAAGATCTGCTGATGAATCTGATGAGAGGAATCTGACAGTGTGGGAAGACATGCCTGATGGTAATCCGACTTCATGGTCACCTTTCCGAATCCAGGtatgtttgagttttggacttttggtgtttttagtttgtttttgtTAACAATTTTTTAGGTGTGTATGTTTTTATGGTATGAAAGTACATAAGTTTTGCTAGATCAAACATGAAATGGAAAAGGGACATTGGAAAATGATTATTCAGATATTGTAGCATTTAATACTTTTGGCATGTATgcaaatgttttttttatataaggggtaactttgtagaatagtaaccaagttttaaaagtgttccattTAGGTCACTCAAattttaaaagtgttccaatcaggtcactcaacattcattattcattaaaattaagggtcttttcatccatttcataagtaaccatggtgatgtggatttttgtttcttttttcccttttatttgatgctaaatTTGAGTGATGACGTGAAttgtaacttatttttttaatttttaatgtaattaaagtgtttttatttttaataaatataatttcatatattagaATAATCCGGTCCCGACAtcttattcttcatttttttcttgacacatagaaaaaaggacatgactcgatttgaatgttaagttatctaattgggaAAAAAACGATCCGAGTGATCTAATTataacacttttgaaacttggttactattctgtgacatATTAATTAAGTTAGTTGTACCAAGTGATTTTGAAAGTTGAAACTATGATCATTTTTAAGACGATGATAGAATCGTAATTAGTTGGAAGGAAAAAAAGCTATCGAAAGAAAAAAGGTAATACACTTGCCGTTGttgattatattatatattttaactATTTTCTTAAACTTAAATAAACTTATATACTTCATGATTTTTTCAATTATACCAAAAAAAGAGTCAAGAATTTTATTAGTTAATTTAAGTATATTTTTTGTATAGATATTTTAAgcgttaatttattattattgtgTGGAAAATAGTTACAATGGTACGTTCAATTTTTACGTGTGAAAAACATATCAACGGCAGCTAAACTGCTGATGAAAGAATTAAGGCCTTTTTTGGATAAAAATAATTACTTTCTTTTGTTCCTATATATTGTGATCCATAAACTCTAAAAAACAAAAACCAAGTTGATTTGTCTCTATCTACGTCTACATTTACAATATCTTTAAATATTTACTTAATAAGGAGAgattattgattgattattcTCTAAAATAACTATAAACTTCTCTTTTCCTCTAAGATATCTTGAAATATTTACTTAATAAGAAGAAATTATTGATTGATTATTCTCCAAAATAACTATAAAGTTCTCTTTTCCTCTAATATTCTATAGAATTGTTATAATAAGTAAAGGAAAAAAGGcacattaaattaaaaataactaATATATACATATGAAGAAAAGAAAGGACAAATTGGAGGCACTAAACCATGGGAGGCCTAAAGCAAAACCTTTATTTGGTTCTCAACATATCCATCTAAATGCACCTATAATTATACGGATTTGTATACCCTCACATGTGTTGCTTACCCGATCCTTCATTATGCTTCAATATATTCAGACCAAATAAGTACAATATACTATTTTGATTATATATGAACTTACATGGAAAAATGAAGTGTAGTAAGAAATTACACTAAAATCTTCAACATTAAAGTGTGAAGCACTGGCCAAAAGTGTCTTGACATAAAAGCTTAGACAAATGGCATTTTTCTATTATTTTGACGTGTAGAataatttattaaattaattgtAAAGTTTCAATATCATCTAGGTCTTCACAAGACAataaactttgttttaaattattattattattagtagtatTATTATCTATAGAAAGTACTGTTGTAATCATTATCATTATATCTCTAAGAGCACTGGCCAAAAGTGTTTTTAaagtataaaaagtataaaaagtggttgtgagtggaggagagagaaaatgttactattCATCTGTAtattggggggacactgttcacccactataattttttaatatatattgaaagtggttctgagtgaaggagagagaaaaatgtaatgataaaggtataaaaatattatttaattaaaaagcagagagaaaaagtatttgtttttagtggaaatatattgatataggagttgttttttagtggaatgtatgtataattttagggggttggatgtgaatgctctaagaccTTTTTCCCTATTTGCTATCATTATATCTTTAAGACCTTTTACCCTATTTGTTATTATTCAATAAGAGATGGTTAATAAATACATAGTTAAAACGAAGTTATACATAATTGTACTTCCTATACTATAGTGTGTTGTACAATGTGTTAATAATTTCAAAGAAAGTTATGAATTGATTGTTATATAAGTTTATGCATTCAAGATTTTAAATGTTGATATTATTGTTATGGTACCCACATGCAGATAAGTGAGTTTGAAGGTGGTGGGCTAGCAATTGGAATAAGTTTCCCTCATCTACTAGCTGACCCAACAAGTGCAGTCCTGTTCCACAAATCATGGACCGACGCCGAGCACGGCGACCCCACTGGCCACGACCCTCCGATCCTCATTCTACCACCACTCCACAACCGTCCATCGCCCACCACCACCGAAAACACATCCACCACTATCAAATACTTGCAAAAAAACTCAAAACTATCACCCATTAGTTCAACAAAAATGGCCACATTTTCCTTCAAGTTCTCCAACACAATGATCAAGCAAGGCCTTTCAAAATTTGCCGATAAATGCGCAAATGCCACACCATTTGAATACTTGACAGCATTGTTTTGGTTGCAAATCATCAAACTGAAAACCCTAATGGCAGATTCGGATACACATTCGATATCTTTATGTGTTGATGCCAGAAAACTTCTTGATGTACCGATACCTATGAAGTTCTTTGGTAATGCGCTAACTTTTTCGCAACTATGTGTGCAAAACGAGGTGCTAAAGGGTGATAATGGCCTAGCAGAAGTTGTGCGGTTGGTGCATGATCATATTAATGGGATAAAGAAAGATGATGTGGTTTCGATGATCGATTGGCTCGAGAGTTCTCCCGAAGCGATAGATGGGGTGTATCCGAAAGGGGTTCAAATGTATGGCCCGGAACTAACTTGTGTGAGCTTGGAGCACTTGATGGACCCTAAAGGTGAATTTGAGTCATTGGTTTATGAGTCTAAGTTTAGGAACAATGAGAAACCAGTTCATGTTAGTTACCATGTTGGGAAGGCGGAGGGTGTGGGTTTGATCATCGTTGCGCCTTCACCAGAGGGGGGGTTGTCGCGAACAGTGACGGTGACAATGCCGGCTGAGGAGGTTGTGAAGCTTTGTGAAGATCCGGTGATAATGGGAATGGAGCCAACTATGATTGTAAGTGGCAGGAGATAGTTCATTACTCTTACAAGTTTGTGTGGTTCCACTCTTGGTTTATCTTTCTAAACATTTTTGTTCTATAAATTAAAGGATGATTGATCATTATCTTTAGATTTGCTATTTCTTAGCAAACTTAAAAAATGTTTAGAAGGATTAAACATGACTAGTTCTAGGTATTTATTAGTGATGCTTGTATTTCTTGCCCGGTTTGTGACTTTCAAATAAATTATGTAATGGGCGACtcttaaataatatatttacCCTTGTGCTATATGTTATGTGTGATCAGAAAGAACTCATGATTATGTATTAGAATAAATATCATAATTTGTTATGTGTGATCAGAAAGAACTCATGATTATGTATTAGGATAAATATCATAATTATTAGTGGTATGCGTCCTAATCATCATACTCATACTCAGTAACTTACACTAATAGTAAAACTAAAGTATGGTCTAAAGAGTAGATATTGACAACCATACCTTTACCCCGTAagaatagagaggttgcttccaaTGAGACCACCGGCTCGATactagttttgcatcaagcctttaACATAAAGCACATAATACTCAACAATTGGGACAAATGTCGATTAGTGCATGTATCATTTtatctttcagctatcaacgtcactacatacatgatgcatgattaaccatatgccgcttttaacgttattttcacaaaatttgtaaaataacattaaaatcAATGCAATTTCACTTTTGTCTCCCGATTGCCCACCCACGCGtgcacatacatatacatatacacatatatacaatTACATTATATGTACTGTGTACACACTACAAACAGGACGTAATTATTAGTGGTATGTAATCATTTTAAAAATATAGAGTAAACAGCAATTTTATCCTGTGgggtttaggccaattggcactctgaccccctctaacgaaataattgcaatttaccccccccccccaacgttGATGTTATgtcgcaattttaccccctgCTGTCAAATAAGTTAACAGATCTGCTAGATAGAATGTGAAATGACTATGTtaccctttcatattaccccctaTGGTTTATTCTACTCTGCAATATTACCCCCTCTCTCACAagccctccaccaccaccattgccaccacctatcaccaccaccatctcccccACCAAAATCACCATTATCACAGCAACATTAACTAGACCCCCTATGGTTGGTTTTGGGGTCGTCTTCTTGTTCCAGCCTGTTGCAGGTCCTTCACCGGCAGTCTATACAACGGCGGCGACCGCCGTATTCAGACATACAACGCCCCATGGGTTCGCTATACTTAGCCTCGGTTGCTGAATCCAGTTTTAAAGTTTCTATTTCACTGCAAACACCCAAAAAGGACGGGGCATTTACATTGATGAAGTCTAGAACTGGGCATGACTGATTTAACTGTAACTcgattgttttacaaaactcagTACCCATGTTTGAAAAATCACTAGAACATAGGTTTTCTCCTAATCTTTAAGATAATGGCAAGAGTTTTTCGATTTTGTCCACCTGCAATATAAATGCGCAACCAGTTGAAATGCTCTGATGGAGATTGAAGAAGGTTCTCCCTGCTATTTTTCAAACGAAAAAGATGAAAGATCTGATTTTTTTGCTCAATGTAATTGATATCTTTGCGTTGGAAATTGATAAAAtaatttagggtaaattacagttTCCGTCCTTTATGTTTGTGGCGGATtacaatggatgacctttaacttcaataattacaaacaCAGTCCTTTATTTtgaaaactcattacaccttaGGTCCTTTAGCATTAACTAGGTTAGAATTTTAAGTTAAGTCTCATCAGTcaagggtagtttagtcattttaccaattaaattaaagaaaaaaaattaaaaaaccacTTAACTCTTACCTTTTTACATTattccactttctctttcttccttcCTCCACCTTCTTcaccttcaccaccaccaccaaatctGCCGCCGCCACCAACACACTGCATCTGCTACAGTACAAAGGGTTATTTTAggtatttattatatttttaaagcAACGCAGGCAAGGTATCGGTTTCACTGATTACACAAACCCAACTCTgtttatcatcttcttcttcaactTTTCATGAAATATCCTCTCTCATCTCATGGGTTTTGGTTTCACTGATTGGTGGAGAAATAGCAGCTGTTAATTGAAACTAAATAGGTAGGGTTATGAATGGTATAAGATTTAGATCGATGTTGATTATTCAGTCCAAATTTCGTTCAATGATGAGTTAATTTGACCGGTAAGTTTTCAGTGATCGCCGTTCGTTGTATATCCATTCCATTTGTCGTATTCCGGTGGCCATTATTAATCATTATCCTCCGACGTCACCGTCGTAACTGATTCGTCTTCTTCTTTTGGCGATTTCACTTTTAATTTATTGTCTGGCGGCGCCATAATCCCTTCATCTTCTGTCTTCGATCGATGGTGAAGTGAGTGGAAACATCCTTTCGAACTCTTCAAACTTCTCTGAGTATCCATCTGGTAAATTCAGTTGCTCATACTTAACTTTATTTTTGGAATGATTTCGACTGTTTGTTGTTGACTTTTTAGTCCATCGTTTTTGAAATTGTGGTTATGGTTGATTGAAGTGACGATTGTTTGTTGTTGACTTTTTAGTCATCTTCTTGAAATTACAAAAGTGAATGTGATTTTTGAAATTACAAAAGTTAATATGCATATTGTCATACTGGCGCTACCCATTTAATTTTTGATGGTGGTGTTTTTATTTGAGAATTTGGTTGAATATTGAGTACGGGCTACGAGCTAGATGGAGTGTGGTGGTTAAGTCACGAACTAGATGGAGGCCTTGGTGTGATGGATCTGgtgttggtggtgatggtgaagaAAAAAGGGGGAATGAAATAATGTAAAAAAATAAGAGTTAAGtgggtttttaatcttttctttaatttagttggtaaaatgactaaactacccttgACTGATCAGACCtaacttaaaattttaacctagttagtgctaaaggacctaaggtgtattgagttttctaaataaaggactatggttgtaattattgaagttaaaggtcatccattgcaattcaatacaaacataaaggacgaaaactgTAATTTACCCAATAATTTATCCGGAGAAGAAAAGAAGGAGAGCTTAATAGGTGGGGGGTAAGATTGCAGCGAGTGTGATATATTAGGGTGTTATGTCGAGTAAGATATAAAACTAGTGTGGAAAAGACGATTATACCCTTTGACCGTTAATACCTTATGTTGACTTTAAACAGAATTAGACAGCAGGGGGTAAGATTGCGACTTAACATCaacgttggggggggggggtaaattgcaattatttcgttagaggCGGTCAGAGTGACAATTGGCCTAAACCCCAGGGGATAAAATTGCAGTTTATTCAAAAATATATTTAGTAATCTATTCATCCCAATATAAATTATTATGTCAAATATATTAATTTTGAGATCTCATCAAATTTATCCCactataaagagtaaattactgttTTCGCCTCTGTGGTTTAGTCAGTTTAAGCCTTTCACCCTAAAAAGGAATATTTTAACATATCAGACCCCGAAGTTGCATTTTATAACGGCTTTGGCCTCTAAAACGaactttgttacttttttgcATTTAAGCGTAAGGGGTAATTAGGTAATTATATACCTTAGAGGCTGTTTTTGATAATTATAAAGTTCTTTTGATATTTAAGTGATTAATAATGcaattactcaagttttttttagagtaaattactattttgaCCCATGTGGTCTAACCAGCTTAACCCTTTCGTTCCAAAAAAGAATCTTTTGACATTTCAGACCATGAGATTGTATTTTATAACGGTTTTCACCCCTAACACTAACTCTGTAACTTTTTTTCTAGTTAAGCCTAAAGATGTTATAGTCCTTTTATAGCTTAGGGGATGTTTATGTAAGTTAtaaagttcttttaatatttttatttgtgtaattacttaattttttatttctttatttaaagattcttattaaaaataagttttaaaaATACAAATAAATACATATTTCTTTAACAAATTGTTTTCTATAAATGTcgtttaaaaaaattgtttttaaccTTTTAAAACCGCTTATCGTTTTTAAAATTGTTCctttttaaattgtttgtttttaaaaTCGTTACTTTTTAAGTCcccatttttttatataaattgaaCAGTTCATTTTTAccattctttttaaaatcatatgtttttaaaactttttttaaagTCGTTCATTTTTAAAACCGTTTATTTTTAAAGCGTTTCTTTTAGAAGCGTTTTTGTAAAgtgttacttttattttttaaaacgtTATTTGAATCGTTTATCCTTTTTAAAATCCTCCATTTTTGGGTTGTTTGTTtgttcaaaattcgtttattttTTAAACCTTTTGTATACTACAATCATTCGCTATTTAAAACCTTATGTTACAAACACAAGGTTTAAAAAGCGAATGATTTTAGTACAAAAAAGGTTTAAAAAATAAACGAATTCCGAACAAACAAACAGTCCAAAAATGGAGGATTTTAAAAAGGATAAACGATTCAAGTAACGATTTAAAAATAAACGTAATGCTTTACAACAACGGTTCTAAAAGAAACGCTTTAAAAATATACGGTTTTaaaagtgaattgtttaaaaaacatatggttttaaaaaagaaTGGTAAAAAATGAACTGTTCAATTTATAAAAAAACGAGGACTTAAAAAAGAATGATGTTAAAAACTAACATTTTAAAAAGGAACAATTTTAAAAACGATAAACAGTTTCAAAAaggttaaaaacatttttttaaaaacaacatttataaaaaaacaaattattaaagaaatatgtatttatttgtatatttaaaacgCATGTTGTTAACTAATAATTGTGAAATAAAGAAATTAAGTAATTACACAAACTAAAATATTAATAGAACTTTATAACTTACATAAACAGCCCCTAAAGCTATAAAAAGACCATAATACCCTTAGGTTTAACTATAAAAAAGTAACATGGTTAGTGTTAGAGCATTCATATCCATTCCatcatattttcaccctaaattacactaaaaacactacattttctctctcattttcaattaaataatattttttatacctttatcattacattttttctctctctctctctcttccactCACAAcgacttt belongs to Helianthus annuus cultivar XRQ/B chromosome 5, HanXRQr2.0-SUNRISE, whole genome shotgun sequence and includes:
- the LOC110941263 gene encoding protein ECERIFERUM 2; the encoded protein is MSGSNQHQVNVHSRLTVVSSIPTEPTGHTTPLNPLDHTMGSHSVHIIYYYRTSPFSKQGRYAMDLDNVRIALSDLLSKYPRMTGRLVRDVDGKWEVRYNDAGVRMFKATVGTTMDEWLRSADESDERNLTVWEDMPDGNPTSWSPFRIQISEFEGGGLAIGISFPHLLADPTSAVLFHKSWTDAEHGDPTGHDPPILILPPLHNRPSPTTTENTSTTIKYLQKNSKLSPISSTKMATFSFKFSNTMIKQGLSKFADKCANATPFEYLTALFWLQIIKLKTLMADSDTHSISLCVDARKLLDVPIPMKFFGNALTFSQLCVQNEVLKGDNGLAEVVRLVHDHINGIKKDDVVSMIDWLESSPEAIDGVYPKGVQMYGPELTCVSLEHLMDPKGEFESLVYESKFRNNEKPVHVSYHVGKAEGVGLIIVAPSPEGGLSRTVTVTMPAEEVVKLCEDPVIMGMEPTMIVSGRR